The nucleotide window CGTTTCTAACGCTCGTGTAGGTCAGATGACCGACTACGACAAACTGACTCTGGAAGTCTGGACCGATGGGAGCGCCAAGCCGGAGGATGCTGTTGCATATGCGGCAAAAATCATGAAAGAGCAGCTGACAATCTTCATCAATTTCGATGAGGAGTCAGAGCCGCATCAGCTCGAAGAGTCCCAGGAAGAGATCGACAAGATTAACGAGAACCTCTACCGTACTGTCGAGGAACTCGAGCTCTCCGTCCGGTCCGCCAACTGCCTCAAGAATGCCGGCATCAAATTCATCGGCGAACTTGTTTCCAAAACCGAAGCGGAAATGTTGAAGACACAGAACTTTGGTCGCAAGTCTCTGAACGAAATTAAAGATATTCTCTGTGACATGGGGCTCACCTTTGGCATGAAGCTCGAGACATTCCCGGATCCGGAGATATTACGCCGCCTGCGTGGCGAACAGAAAGAAGAAGAGTAATACCTCCGACCGTTATTTGCTTCAGAAAGGAACTCCGTTATGCGTCACAATAAGGCTGGCAGACGTCTTGGCAGAAAAACAAGCCATCGCGAAGCGATGTTCAGAAACATGGTGACTTCGCTCCTGAGCCATGAAAAAATTACCACTACCGATGCCAAGGCAAAAGAAATTCGGTCCGTGGCCGAAAAGATGATAACCCTCGGCAAGCGCGGTGACCTGCACGCCATGCGTCTGGCAGCTTCTTACATCCGCGAGAAGTCGGTGGTGACCAAGCTGTTCAGCACCATTGCTCCCCGCTACAAAGAGCGTTCCGGCGGATATACCCGCATCATCAAGCTCGGCATACGCCAGGGTGACACTGCACCGGTTTCCATGATTGAGCTCGTCGAAGAGGAATTTACTCCGAAAGCACCCAAGCAGAAGCCTCTCAAGACCGTGACCAAGACCGCTGCTCCTGCTGCTGTCGAAGAAGTCGTTCCTGCAGTGCTTCCCGAGGATGCTGCTCCTGCGTGTGAGGCAAGTGCAGACTGATTGATCCAGCTGTACGACGTACCATGCTGATACACGAAAAAGGCGAGGAATTTTCCCCGCCTTTTTTTATTCACTCATTGGCTGTCTGCGAATCAGGTGATGAGATCAACCACCAGTCCCTTGATGCCTATGACCTTTGCCGTAATTGCCATTCGATCCCGGTGTTCGTTGACGATCAGATTATACAGCTTGTCGGCTTCCTTATCTATGACGGTTATGACTTCGTAGTAGCGCGGATTCTGCGGCGTTCCCCCCACCTTCTCAAGCCGATATGCTTCGGCGCTGATCCGCTTTGCCAGACGACTTAATAGATTGCGAAACTTCTGAAAATTGTTCAGGTTCGGCTCTTTCTCCAATTGGTCTCCGGCCTGCTCGATATCGCGCCGTAATTCCTCGACCTCCTGGGTGTAAGAACTCGCTTCCACTTCCTGTTTGCTCAGTTCCGATGCAAAAATCGATGAAGCTCCGTTTTTGAGGGCGGGTGCAGTTTTTGCTGTTGATCCGATGTCGCTGAATACCTTCTCTTTGATGCGCATATGAGGTCGTCTCCGGGGGCTCGATATCGGGCTACCCTACCATAGGGATAGGGTTGTTATCAATTGATGCAAAAATGCTACAATCACATTTGCATCACATGCCGCATATGATATGCTTCTTGCGACGAAAGTCCACCACAATGAGAGGAGGCACAGTATGCCGGATTTACTCGAAAAGATTGTGATGACTGTCATTGGAACGGCCGCTATTACCCAAAAAAAGGCGGATGAACTGATCGCCGAGATACGGGACCGATACAAGCTGAGTGAAGAGGAGGGGAAGATTTTCGTCGAACGGTTGCAGACGCTGGCCCAGGAGAGCAGGAACAAGGTCCGCGACATGTCCGAGAGCGAAATCAGGAAGACCATCGATCGCCTGGGGTTGGTATCCCGTGAGGAATTCGATCGCCTTGCCGCGCGCGTTCAACTTCTTGAAAACAAGTTCGAAGGACCATGTTCTCCTTCCTGAAATTGCCAGGTAACCTGCGCAGCATCCGCCGATACGTAAATATCGTGCGGGTTCTGAGTTCCTATGGATTCGACCATTTCCTCGAAATGCTGGGACTGGCCGATCTGGCCGCCAGGAGCAGGAGGCTTTTCCAGAGGGAGCGGGCGGCGATCAGACGTTTGTCCGCAGCAGAACGCATGCGCCTTGCGCTTGAAGAACTCGGGCCGACCTTCATAAAGCTGGGGCAGATTCTTTCCACCCGACCGGATGTGCTGCCTCCGGCGTTTATCAGTGAATTCGAGAAGCTTCAGGACAATGTGCCGAGTTTCTCTTTCGAAGAGGCCAAAAAACAGATCGAGAACGAGCTTGGCGGACCGGTCGGAGATTTTTTTTCCTCCATTGAGCCGACTGCCCTGGCTGCCGCATCCATTGCCCAGGTGCATCGGGCTACTCTGAAGACGGGTGAGGCGGTCGTTGTAAAGGTTCGCCGCCCCGGCGTGCTGGAACTAGTGGAATCCGATATCAGCGCCCTGATGGGGCTTGCTCATCTGGCGGAACGGCATATACCCAACAGCGAGGTCTATGATCCGGTCGGCATTGTGCGGGAATTTTCCCGTACTATCCGCCGTGAAATGGATTTTTCCCGTGAAGGCCACACCATCGAAAAATTCCGGGATAATCTCGCTGCTGCAGATGGCCTGTATTTCCCCAGGATTTACTGGGCCCAGACTGCCCGCGGGGTTCTCACGCTTGAATATGTTGAAGGGCTCAAGGTCTCCGACTTATCCGCGCTCGACTGTGGCGGTTATGATCGGAAACTGATAGCGCGCAGAGGAGCGGATGCCTTCCTGGAAATGGTGCTTAACCATGGATTTTTCCACGGCGATCCGCATCCCGGCAATGTCCTGATCATGCCCGGCAATGTGGTCTGTCTGCTCGATTATGGCATCGTCGGCCGACTGGACGACGAACTTCGGAACTTTTTGAGCGACATGCTCTTTGCGATAGTGCAGCGCGACATCGATGAGGTAGTGTCACTGCTGTTTTTTGCCGGCGATATTCCCGATACCCTCAATATGCGTGCCTTGAAACATGATCTTCTGAACTTCATTGACGGATATTACGAGATTCCGCTTCAGGAGATCGAGGTAGGGCGTATGTTGATGGAATTCATCGAAATCATATCTCTTAACAGAATCCGCATTCAGCCTGATTTCATGCTGCTTGCCAAATCGCTGGTGGTCGTTGAGGGGATGGGGCGCAACCTCGATCCGGAGTTCAATATGATCGACCACCTCCGCCCCTTCATGGAAAAGGCCAGGCTACAAAAATACTCGGCGAAGCGCATTACCAAGGACGTCAACGCTCTGTTGCTCTCCTACCTGAACCTGGCCCGGAATCTGCCGCGCGATCTGCAGGAGATCGTCAACCGTATAAATCGCAACAAGTTCAAGATCGACCTGGAACATCGCGGTCTGGACCGCTTCACCACCGACTTCGATCGCTCCGTGAACCGCCTTTCCTCCAGTCTTATTCTGGCGGCGCTCATCATTGGCTCCTCGATCATCATGCAGACCGACAAGGGGCCGCAACTACTGGGATTCCCCATGTGGGCATTCCTAGGCTATACGGCAGCTGCGGTCATCGGACTCTGGCTGGTGTATGGCATCATTCGTTCCGGGAGGCTCTGATGCTGCCTGGATTATATTACCGCCGGCGGTGCCGTTGATGGATCTCAAGATGTCCCGGTATGAACGAAAAAAGAGGATCAGGGAGGCGGTCATCATCGTCCTGGCCGTGATCCTGATCCTGTTTCTCACGAAGACGGAAATCCGGCTCACGCAACTGAGCGCCGCCGCCCCCATGGGCAGCAATATTGCCATATTCGGCGTGATCAACGTGGTAATCTTGCTGGTGATCCTGCTGGTCTATCTTGTCAGCCGCAATATTGCAAAGCTTCTGCTGGAGAGCCGCAACAATCCCCTGGGCACAAAATTACGGACGAAGCTGGTGTTCTCGTTCGTAGGACTGTCGCTGGTCCCTACCATGCTGCTGTTTTTTGCAGCAGCCTCCTTTGTGAACAATACGGTTCACAACTGGTTCAACACGCAGGTGGAAAGCTCCCTGAGCGAATCGCTGGAAGTGGCTCAGACCTATTACAAGAGCTCCTCTTCCAACGCCCTCTATTATGGCCGCCAGATCAGCGGATTCATCAAGGATAGGAAACTGCTCAACCAGGACAACCTTCCACAGCTGAAGGAATTGATTCAGCAGAAACAGAAGGAGTACAACCTGGGCGTGGTGGAGGTTTATTCT belongs to Geobacter sp. SVR and includes:
- the rplQ gene encoding 50S ribosomal protein L17, with amino-acid sequence MRHNKAGRRLGRKTSHREAMFRNMVTSLLSHEKITTTDAKAKEIRSVAEKMITLGKRGDLHAMRLAASYIREKSVVTKLFSTIAPRYKERSGGYTRIIKLGIRQGDTAPVSMIELVEEEFTPKAPKQKPLKTVTKTAAPAAVEEVVPAVLPEDAAPACEASAD
- a CDS encoding YaaR family protein: MRIKEKVFSDIGSTAKTAPALKNGASSIFASELSKQEVEASSYTQEVEELRRDIEQAGDQLEKEPNLNNFQKFRNLLSRLAKRISAEAYRLEKVGGTPQNPRYYEVITVIDKEADKLYNLIVNEHRDRMAITAKVIGIKGLVVDLIT
- a CDS encoding phasin family protein, which gives rise to MPDLLEKIVMTVIGTAAITQKKADELIAEIRDRYKLSEEEGKIFVERLQTLAQESRNKVRDMSESEIRKTIDRLGLVSREEFDRLAARVQLLENKFEGPCSPS
- a CDS encoding AarF/ABC1/UbiB kinase family protein — its product is MFSFLKLPGNLRSIRRYVNIVRVLSSYGFDHFLEMLGLADLAARSRRLFQRERAAIRRLSAAERMRLALEELGPTFIKLGQILSTRPDVLPPAFISEFEKLQDNVPSFSFEEAKKQIENELGGPVGDFFSSIEPTALAAASIAQVHRATLKTGEAVVVKVRRPGVLELVESDISALMGLAHLAERHIPNSEVYDPVGIVREFSRTIRREMDFSREGHTIEKFRDNLAAADGLYFPRIYWAQTARGVLTLEYVEGLKVSDLSALDCGGYDRKLIARRGADAFLEMVLNHGFFHGDPHPGNVLIMPGNVVCLLDYGIVGRLDDELRNFLSDMLFAIVQRDIDEVVSLLFFAGDIPDTLNMRALKHDLLNFIDGYYEIPLQEIEVGRMLMEFIEIISLNRIRIQPDFMLLAKSLVVVEGMGRNLDPEFNMIDHLRPFMEKARLQKYSAKRITKDVNALLLSYLNLARNLPRDLQEIVNRINRNKFKIDLEHRGLDRFTTDFDRSVNRLSSSLILAALIIGSSIIMQTDKGPQLLGFPMWAFLGYTAAAVIGLWLVYGIIRSGRL